In a genomic window of Occallatibacter riparius:
- a CDS encoding luciferase domain-containing protein, whose amino-acid sequence MAIAAVKLKDEVSSWPGISVHPHRFAAREYRFGRAEVGHVHFWGDVDIPFPRPVHDWIIAQNLAEQHRWVPDSGWTTFRIRAQEGVEHAIWLMRLSYLRYLLRSAAKPAELLASEAERLHLSPDLVRILSSFTPAGAKSI is encoded by the coding sequence ATGGCTATTGCTGCCGTAAAACTCAAAGACGAGGTTTCATCGTGGCCAGGGATTTCCGTTCATCCCCATCGGTTCGCAGCGCGGGAGTACCGCTTCGGGAGGGCGGAGGTTGGCCACGTGCACTTCTGGGGAGACGTAGACATCCCGTTTCCGCGGCCCGTGCACGACTGGATAATTGCGCAGAATCTCGCAGAACAACACCGCTGGGTTCCAGATTCCGGCTGGACGACGTTCCGCATCCGTGCACAAGAGGGAGTTGAACACGCGATTTGGCTGATGCGATTGTCCTATCTACGGTATCTGCTCAGGTCTGCGGCGAAGCCTGCCGAACTGCTTGCGTCCGAGGCGGAGCGTCTTCATCTCAGTCCAGATCTGGTCAGGATCTTGTCGTCGTTCACTCCGGCAGGCGCCAAGTCCATCTAG
- a CDS encoding phage holin family protein — protein sequence MRLLLHWLLSAVALLITSELVPGFHVSGFAAALIAAAVIGLLNATVGLILKILTFPISILTLGIFLMVINAIMILVASSLVPGFQVVGLLPAFLGAVILALLGMIIKALTREPAKQPH from the coding sequence ATGCGGCTATTGCTTCACTGGCTGTTGAGCGCTGTGGCTCTGTTGATCACGTCAGAGCTTGTGCCGGGGTTTCACGTGAGCGGGTTTGCCGCGGCGCTGATTGCGGCAGCGGTGATAGGGCTGCTGAACGCCACGGTGGGACTGATCCTCAAGATCCTGACGTTCCCCATCAGCATTCTCACGCTGGGAATCTTCCTGATGGTGATCAACGCAATCATGATCCTGGTGGCCTCCTCGCTTGTGCCGGGATTCCAGGTGGTTGGGCTGCTGCCGGCGTTTCTCGGCGCGGTAATTCTCGCGCTGCTGGGAATGATCATCAAAGCCCTGACGCGCGAACCAGCGAAGCAGCCGCACTAG
- a CDS encoding antibiotic biosynthesis monooxygenase, with product MTPVTQILLLTIKPGKMDEFLEADRNFLASTVLPKGIAGSRLYRSPDGKSVVRVVQYESAEAQKEYEQDQALRQQVSFLRNFVESATAGFYEEVRTTGDFK from the coding sequence ATGACCCCAGTCACACAGATACTCTTGCTTACCATTAAGCCCGGGAAGATGGACGAATTCCTGGAAGCAGATCGCAACTTCCTTGCGTCGACTGTCTTACCCAAAGGCATCGCAGGCAGCCGTTTGTATAGGAGCCCCGATGGTAAGTCCGTGGTCCGGGTGGTCCAGTACGAATCAGCCGAAGCCCAGAAGGAGTATGAGCAGGATCAGGCTCTGCGACAGCAAGTCTCATTTCTCCGCAATTTTGTTGAATCGGCGACTGCGGGCTTTTATGAGGAGGTCCGCACCACGGGCGATTTCAAATAG
- a CDS encoding carbon-nitrogen hydrolase family protein: MKKLSCLFVFLAAWAGIVSSAVAAPQRNVRLAICQILAIDGDREGNFRRIEYALEQAEAKHADIAIFPESSILGWENPDAHKMAEPIPGKDSERIAALARQHHVMIAIGLDEKEGDKLYDSAILVDKTGKLLWKHRKINVLPELMTPPYSQGKPEDIGVVDTEFGRIAVLICADTFSDAFVNRMKALKPDLMLVPYGWAAPNDQWPQHSKVLEDLVKRRAALVRCPMAGVDLVGEMTHGPWAGQTYGGSSFVADGTGKILLTLRDRDTDLQVIDVTAGNLGK; this comes from the coding sequence ATGAAGAAGCTAAGTTGTTTATTCGTCTTTCTTGCGGCGTGGGCTGGTATTGTTTCGTCTGCGGTGGCCGCGCCTCAGCGCAATGTGCGTCTGGCGATCTGCCAGATTCTGGCGATCGATGGCGATCGTGAGGGAAACTTCCGGCGCATCGAGTATGCACTGGAACAGGCAGAGGCGAAGCACGCTGACATTGCGATCTTCCCGGAGTCGTCGATTCTTGGGTGGGAGAATCCTGATGCACATAAGATGGCGGAGCCGATTCCAGGCAAGGATAGCGAGCGCATTGCCGCGCTGGCACGGCAGCATCATGTGATGATCGCCATCGGACTCGACGAGAAGGAAGGGGACAAGCTCTATGATTCGGCGATTCTGGTCGACAAGACGGGCAAGCTGCTGTGGAAACATCGCAAGATCAATGTGCTGCCCGAACTGATGACCCCGCCGTATTCGCAGGGCAAGCCGGAAGATATTGGCGTCGTGGATACGGAGTTCGGGCGGATTGCCGTGCTGATTTGTGCGGACACGTTCAGCGATGCGTTTGTGAATCGCATGAAGGCGCTGAAGCCCGATTTGATGCTGGTGCCGTATGGCTGGGCTGCGCCGAATGATCAGTGGCCGCAGCACTCCAAAGTGCTGGAGGATCTAGTCAAACGGCGAGCGGCGCTGGTGCGGTGCCCGATGGCAGGCGTGGATCTGGTAGGTGAGATGACGCACGGACCGTGGGCGGGGCAGACGTATGGGGGCTCGAGTTTTGTGGCGGACGGAACGGGGAAGATCCTGCTGACGCTGAGGGATCGCGATACGGATCTGCAGGTAATCGACGTGACGGCGGGGAATCTGGGGAAGTAA
- a CDS encoding AMP-binding protein encodes MASISMALEGRVAAMSETRGPARPLLGLTIGDLLRRNAQRWPDRPAVVSRHQDARMTWGELSEAADRVARGLWSLGIRQGDRVGIWSTNCIEWIMMHMGCARAGAALVNVNPAYRSHELSFTLQRSRMKALFLWHRDKRADYAEILDRARHGLDLELQHTIFFDGPEWPALLDAEGRLPDRVAVDDVANIQYTSGTTGHPKGVMLTHHNVVNNGQFLAHGFHYTEQDKIVVPVPLFHCFGCVIGTMSVVNSGAAIVLPNWTFDAKATLEAVHHERATSLYGVPAMYVAEFGVPEFASYDLTGLRTGMMSGAPCPIELMKRVLNEMHIRELVIAYGQTETSPVVTMSDAGDSIEVRVNTVGRAMPQTGIKVMSAATGETLPRGEQGEICVSGYALMKGYDGDEEGTAKVIQADGWLRTGDLGVMREDGCLRITGRSRDVIIRGGENIYPREVEEFLYTHPKVGEVQVVGIPHERLGEIVVAWVRLRPGAEATEEEIRAWCEGQIAYYKIPEHIRFVTEFPATLSGKIQKYKMREFEIEARGLQDVAKTATA; translated from the coding sequence ATGGCATCGATATCTATGGCACTTGAGGGTCGAGTCGCGGCGATGAGTGAGACGCGCGGGCCGGCGCGGCCGCTGCTGGGGCTCACGATCGGTGATCTGCTGAGGCGGAATGCACAGCGATGGCCTGACAGGCCGGCGGTGGTGTCGCGCCACCAGGACGCGCGCATGACCTGGGGCGAACTGAGCGAGGCGGCGGATCGCGTGGCGCGCGGGCTGTGGTCGTTGGGGATCCGCCAGGGCGATCGCGTGGGGATCTGGTCGACCAACTGCATTGAATGGATCATGATGCACATGGGCTGTGCGCGAGCGGGCGCGGCACTGGTGAACGTGAATCCAGCTTATCGCTCGCATGAGCTGAGCTTTACGCTGCAGAGGTCGCGTATGAAGGCGCTGTTTCTCTGGCACAGGGATAAGCGTGCGGATTACGCGGAGATTCTGGATCGGGCGCGGCACGGTCTCGATCTGGAATTGCAGCACACGATCTTCTTTGACGGGCCGGAATGGCCGGCGCTGCTGGATGCAGAGGGCCGGCTGCCGGATCGCGTTGCGGTGGATGACGTTGCGAATATTCAGTACACCAGCGGAACGACTGGGCACCCCAAGGGGGTGATGCTGACGCATCACAACGTGGTGAACAACGGGCAATTCCTGGCGCATGGATTTCATTACACGGAGCAGGACAAGATCGTTGTACCGGTGCCGCTGTTTCACTGCTTCGGATGCGTAATTGGGACGATGAGCGTGGTAAATTCAGGCGCGGCGATTGTGCTGCCGAACTGGACCTTCGATGCCAAAGCTACGCTGGAGGCTGTGCATCACGAGCGCGCTACGAGCCTCTACGGTGTACCCGCGATGTATGTGGCGGAGTTCGGCGTTCCGGAGTTTGCGAGCTACGATCTCACCGGCCTGCGCACCGGCATGATGAGTGGGGCGCCTTGTCCTATCGAACTGATGAAACGCGTGCTCAACGAGATGCACATCAGAGAACTGGTGATTGCGTATGGGCAAACCGAGACGTCTCCGGTGGTGACGATGAGCGATGCGGGCGACTCGATTGAAGTGCGCGTGAATACGGTAGGACGGGCGATGCCGCAGACCGGGATCAAGGTGATGTCGGCCGCCACGGGCGAGACGCTGCCGCGTGGCGAACAGGGTGAAATCTGCGTGAGCGGCTACGCGTTGATGAAGGGATATGACGGCGACGAGGAAGGTACGGCGAAGGTGATCCAGGCGGATGGGTGGCTGCGCACGGGCGATCTGGGCGTGATGCGAGAGGACGGCTGCCTGCGGATCACAGGGCGATCGCGCGACGTGATCATCCGCGGGGGAGAGAACATTTATCCGCGCGAGGTGGAGGAGTTTCTCTACACGCACCCCAAGGTGGGCGAAGTGCAGGTGGTGGGGATTCCGCACGAGCGTCTGGGAGAGATTGTGGTGGCGTGGGTGCGGTTACGGCCGGGCGCGGAGGCGACGGAGGAGGAGATTCGCGCGTGGTGCGAAGGGCAGATTGCGTACTACAAGATTCCTGAGCACATTCGATTTGTGACGGAGTTTCCGGCGACGCTGTCAGGCAAGATACAGAAGTACAAGATGCGGGAGTTCGAGATCGAGGCGCGCGGTTTGCAGGACGTGGCGAAGACAGCAACTGCGTGA
- a CDS encoding septal ring lytic transglycosylase RlpA family protein — protein MIITLATRTVQADVKVPQQMATVPPSVPATPNAAPDSLTLQGTATTRRKGLLKGLASWYGEEFDGQKTASGETFDENAMTACHPTLPFGSLVRVVNVRNGRSVIVRITDRGALAKGRIIDLSKAAAEKLAMTRAGLAPVVLDVLSRGSNQNGGQH, from the coding sequence GTGATCATCACCCTGGCCACTCGAACCGTACAGGCGGATGTCAAAGTGCCCCAGCAAATGGCTACTGTGCCACCTTCGGTTCCGGCTACTCCCAATGCTGCGCCGGACTCGCTGACTCTTCAGGGAACCGCCACAACCCGGCGTAAGGGCCTTCTGAAAGGCCTTGCAAGCTGGTATGGCGAGGAATTCGATGGCCAGAAGACGGCCAGCGGCGAAACGTTCGATGAGAATGCAATGACTGCGTGCCATCCAACGTTGCCGTTCGGATCCCTGGTGAGGGTGGTGAACGTACGAAACGGGCGTTCGGTGATTGTTCGTATTACCGACCGCGGTGCACTGGCGAAGGGACGGATCATCGACCTTTCAAAGGCCGCCGCTGAGAAGCTCGCTATGACCCGGGCGGGACTGGCTCCAGTGGTACTGGATGTGCTTTCGCGAGGGTCTAATCAGAACGGAGGGCAACACTAA
- a CDS encoding DUF2127 domain-containing protein yields the protein MNLSHRTIIRTVAIFKLLKAAILVATGIGILKLMHKGVASTLQQWIAMIHLDPGGRFVSRAIEKATSLPHDKIRDLGIVSFIYAGLFFTEGIGLWMLKRWAEWFTILITGSLVPIEAYEIAQRPTGLRIIILVINMAVLAYLLWHIKTERSDRKRV from the coding sequence ATGAACCTGTCGCATAGAACCATCATCCGAACCGTCGCAATATTCAAGCTGCTCAAAGCAGCGATACTCGTCGCCACCGGCATCGGCATTCTCAAGCTGATGCACAAAGGCGTGGCGTCCACGCTCCAGCAATGGATCGCGATGATCCACCTCGATCCAGGCGGACGCTTCGTGAGCCGGGCGATCGAGAAAGCCACTTCCCTGCCTCACGATAAAATCCGCGATCTTGGCATCGTCAGCTTCATCTACGCGGGACTGTTCTTCACTGAAGGCATCGGTCTCTGGATGCTGAAGCGCTGGGCCGAATGGTTCACGATCCTCATCACCGGTTCCCTGGTGCCCATCGAAGCCTACGAGATCGCACAACGCCCAACCGGCCTGCGCATCATCATCCTGGTCATCAACATGGCCGTCTTGGCATACCTGCTGTGGCACATCAAAACAGAGCGGTCGGATCGCAAACGCGTTTAG
- a CDS encoding Gfo/Idh/MocA family protein: MTKKIRWGVLSTAAIGVKKVIPGMQLGQYSEVTAIASRELSKAKSAADELGIAKAYGSYEELLADPEIDAIYNPLPNQLHVPWTAKAAEAGKHVLCEKPLSITVAEAESLLEVRSRTGVKIGEAFMIRSFTQWLRLQELLREGRIGELRAVTAFFSYFNVDPTNIRNMVETGGGALYDIGCYCIQSARTGFGTEPTRVVGLIERDPAMGTDRLTSALMEFPGGQATFTCSTQTIPYQRVHFVGTKGRIEIEIPFNAPKDRPTRLFIDETGDIFGSGIVTEEFATADQYTMQGDAFSKAILEGGEVPVPLEEGIANMAVIEAIFRSAESGGWEKVPSGRVAK; this comes from the coding sequence ATGACGAAGAAGATTCGCTGGGGAGTTTTGAGCACCGCTGCTATCGGCGTGAAGAAGGTGATTCCGGGCATGCAGCTCGGCCAGTACTCGGAGGTGACGGCCATCGCCTCACGCGAGCTGAGCAAAGCAAAATCGGCCGCCGATGAGCTGGGCATTGCGAAGGCCTATGGGTCTTACGAGGAACTGCTCGCGGACCCTGAGATTGACGCTATTTACAATCCGCTTCCGAACCAGCTCCACGTGCCGTGGACGGCGAAGGCCGCGGAAGCAGGAAAGCACGTGCTCTGCGAGAAGCCGCTGAGCATTACGGTGGCGGAGGCCGAGTCGCTGCTGGAGGTGCGCAGCCGCACCGGCGTCAAGATCGGAGAGGCGTTTATGATCCGCAGCTTCACGCAGTGGCTGCGGTTGCAGGAATTGCTGCGCGAGGGGCGAATTGGCGAGCTGCGGGCGGTGACGGCGTTCTTCAGCTACTTCAACGTGGACCCCACGAATATTCGCAACATGGTGGAGACGGGCGGCGGCGCACTCTACGACATAGGATGCTACTGTATCCAGTCGGCGCGGACAGGGTTTGGCACGGAGCCGACGCGGGTTGTGGGGCTCATCGAACGCGATCCGGCAATGGGCACCGACAGGTTGACTTCGGCGCTGATGGAGTTCCCTGGCGGCCAGGCGACATTTACGTGCAGCACGCAGACGATTCCTTACCAGCGGGTGCATTTCGTCGGAACGAAGGGGCGCATCGAGATCGAAATTCCATTCAATGCGCCGAAGGACCGGCCGACGCGACTGTTCATTGACGAGACGGGCGACATCTTCGGCTCCGGTATCGTGACGGAGGAATTTGCCACTGCCGATCAGTACACGATGCAGGGCGATGCTTTTTCGAAGGCGATTCTAGAAGGCGGCGAGGTTCCCGTTCCGCTCGAAGAAGGAATCGCAAATATGGCGGTGATTGAAGCGATCTTCCGGTCGGCGGAATCGGGCGGATGGGAGAAAGTGCCGAGTGGCAGAGTGGCAAAGTGA
- a CDS encoding TetR/AcrR family transcriptional regulator, whose amino-acid sequence MPNSARRAYKSLTRQRQAHETRSRIVEATRHLLEAEGYAGTTVDAIARQAEVSVQTVYAVFGSKTGILAELLNQSTFGADYEDTVRQTLEEKDPEMRLRGAARIARQIHDAQREGFDLLRGAGVVAPELARLEQERERIRYERQEQMIVFLSRAKSLRPDLNSRMARDIFWTLTGSDIYRMLVRERGWSSQKYQNWLADTLVRSLLN is encoded by the coding sequence ATGCCGAATTCAGCAAGACGCGCGTATAAATCGCTGACCCGCCAGCGTCAGGCTCACGAGACTCGCAGTCGAATTGTCGAGGCGACGCGGCATCTTCTCGAAGCCGAGGGTTACGCCGGGACAACCGTTGACGCCATCGCGCGCCAGGCCGAGGTCTCCGTGCAAACGGTTTATGCAGTCTTTGGATCGAAGACGGGCATCCTCGCCGAGCTCCTCAATCAGTCCACCTTCGGGGCCGACTATGAAGACACCGTTAGGCAAACCCTGGAAGAAAAAGATCCGGAAATGCGGCTGCGCGGAGCGGCCCGCATCGCCCGGCAGATTCACGATGCCCAGCGCGAAGGCTTCGATTTATTGCGCGGCGCAGGAGTGGTCGCGCCAGAGTTGGCGCGGCTGGAACAGGAGCGCGAGCGGATTCGCTACGAGCGCCAAGAACAAATGATCGTTTTTCTGAGTCGGGCGAAGAGCCTACGCCCCGATCTGAATTCCCGAATGGCGCGCGATATCTTCTGGACGCTGACGGGAAGCGACATATACCGGATGCTGGTGCGCGAGCGGGGATGGAGTTCTCAAAAATACCAGAATTGGCTCGCCGACACTCTGGTCCGCTCGCTGCTCAACTAG
- a CDS encoding methyltransferase family protein: MTIDIHAAIGGTWATLGLVWAVGFPFTRKTVRSQPSGARVFHLALALLGFSLLGSTWFRAGWLGQRFMTDSRELALAGVLMTMIGCAFAIWARITLGANWSGRATVKAGHELITSGPYAVARHPIYTGLLTACVGSMIASGEWRCVLGLVMVTLALAIKIGQEERLMLETFPQAYAAYRQRVKALIPGVL, translated from the coding sequence ATGACAATCGACATTCATGCGGCCATCGGAGGTACATGGGCGACGCTGGGGCTGGTGTGGGCAGTGGGCTTCCCTTTCACGCGCAAGACAGTGCGCTCGCAGCCTTCAGGGGCGCGGGTGTTTCACCTCGCGCTGGCGCTGCTGGGTTTCTCGCTCCTGGGCAGCACGTGGTTTCGCGCGGGGTGGCTCGGTCAGCGGTTCATGACGGACTCGCGGGAGCTAGCGCTGGCCGGAGTTCTGATGACGATGATCGGGTGCGCGTTCGCTATCTGGGCGCGGATCACGCTGGGCGCAAATTGGAGCGGGCGCGCGACCGTGAAGGCTGGCCACGAATTGATCACAAGCGGACCCTACGCGGTAGCGCGGCACCCTATCTACACAGGATTGCTGACGGCGTGCGTGGGTTCGATGATTGCGTCCGGCGAATGGCGCTGCGTGCTGGGGTTGGTGATGGTGACGCTGGCGCTCGCGATAAAAATCGGGCAGGAGGAGCGGCTCATGCTGGAGACATTTCCGCAGGCGTATGCTGCTTATCGACAGCGCGTGAAGGCGCTGATACCGGGGGTGCTCTAA
- a CDS encoding anthranilate synthase component II, which yields MVFVLDNYDSFTYNLVQYLGELGAKIEVRRNDELTVEEVEALKPERILLSPGPCTPAEAGILVPLIRHMAGKAPMLGVCLGHQAIGEAFGGDVVRARNLMHGKVSKVDHNGTGVFRGLPTPLTCTRYHSLIVAEDTLPAELEVTARTPEPDGASVIMGLRHRSLPIEGVQFHPESVLTEGGRQMIRNFLEM from the coding sequence ATGGTCTTCGTCCTCGATAATTACGACTCGTTCACCTACAACCTCGTCCAGTATCTGGGCGAGCTCGGCGCAAAGATTGAGGTGCGCCGCAACGACGAGCTTACGGTCGAAGAAGTCGAAGCCCTCAAGCCGGAGCGCATCCTGCTCTCGCCCGGCCCCTGCACGCCAGCGGAGGCCGGCATCCTGGTTCCGCTCATTCGCCACATGGCGGGCAAGGCGCCTATGCTCGGCGTCTGCCTCGGCCACCAGGCCATTGGCGAGGCCTTCGGCGGCGATGTCGTCCGCGCGCGCAACCTTATGCACGGCAAGGTCAGCAAGGTCGATCACAACGGAACCGGTGTCTTCCGCGGCCTGCCCACACCGCTCACATGCACGCGCTATCACTCGCTCATCGTGGCGGAAGACACGCTGCCCGCTGAGCTCGAGGTCACGGCCCGCACGCCCGAGCCGGACGGCGCCTCCGTTATCATGGGCCTGCGCCATCGCAGCCTGCCCATTGAAGGCGTGCAGTTCCACCCAGAGAGCGTGCTTACTGAAGGCGGCCGTCAGATGATCCGCAACTTCCTGGAAATGTAG
- a CDS encoding NAD(P)-dependent oxidoreductase → MTSTNRSMRLFVLGATGGIGRQLVDQALERHHQVTAFLRSPQKLGGARDGLTVIRGDVRDTDAISAAIAGHDAVLSTLGPPGPARNTITSDGARTTVAAMQTAGVRRLIIVGVAALFPDIGVFGRLLRNTLLRNVADDSAEMERIVKASGLDWTIVRPPRLTNGPRRERYGLAVDHLPKGAGANAIISRADVAHFMLNELESPAHIRQVVGVAYTKMP, encoded by the coding sequence ATGACAAGCACTAATCGCTCGATGCGTCTCTTCGTTCTTGGCGCCACTGGCGGCATCGGGCGGCAGCTAGTGGATCAAGCACTGGAACGGCACCACCAGGTGACCGCGTTCCTCCGTTCTCCGCAAAAACTAGGCGGAGCACGCGACGGATTGACCGTGATTCGGGGCGATGTTCGTGACACGGATGCGATAAGCGCTGCGATTGCGGGTCACGATGCTGTGTTGTCGACGCTGGGGCCCCCGGGGCCTGCGCGCAACACAATCACCAGCGACGGCGCCAGGACGACCGTGGCGGCGATGCAGACCGCAGGCGTGCGCCGCCTCATTATCGTCGGAGTCGCTGCGCTTTTCCCCGACATCGGAGTGTTCGGCCGTCTGCTACGCAACACGCTTCTGCGCAATGTGGCGGATGACTCAGCTGAAATGGAACGCATTGTGAAGGCTAGCGGTCTTGACTGGACGATCGTCCGTCCACCACGCCTGACGAACGGTCCGCGGAGAGAGCGCTACGGGCTCGCAGTCGACCACCTGCCGAAAGGTGCGGGCGCGAACGCGATCATAAGCCGGGCAGACGTGGCTCACTTCATGCTCAACGAGCTGGAAAGCCCAGCTCATATCCGGCAAGTGGTCGGTGTTGCGTACACCAAGATGCCATAG
- a CDS encoding cupin domain-containing protein: MIAPPLAGNVLGSAGHSFAVAEWRDAGGESASPRHIAPWHVHHKDDEAWYVLEGALSVRAGDEVIELPAGSAYLVPRGTPHTYWNPGPAPVRYLLFMTPTILRLIQSIHAATDRSPAAMAALFAQHDSALVDPPPGL; the protein is encoded by the coding sequence ATGATCGCACCGCCGCTCGCTGGCAACGTCCTCGGATCCGCGGGACACTCCTTCGCAGTCGCCGAATGGCGCGATGCGGGAGGCGAGTCTGCTTCGCCTCGCCACATCGCACCCTGGCACGTTCATCACAAAGATGACGAGGCTTGGTATGTGCTCGAAGGCGCGCTCTCAGTCCGCGCCGGCGATGAGGTAATCGAACTGCCGGCCGGCTCTGCGTATCTGGTTCCGCGCGGCACGCCGCACACTTACTGGAATCCCGGCCCCGCGCCCGTTCGTTATCTGCTCTTCATGACGCCCACAATTCTTCGCCTCATCCAGAGCATTCACGCGGCTACTGATCGCAGCCCCGCGGCCATGGCCGCTCTCTTCGCGCAGCACGACTCTGCGCTCGTCGATCCGCCGCCCGGCCTGTGA
- a CDS encoding MarR family winged helix-turn-helix transcriptional regulator yields MAGKRAKNGSEISAQAERMEKDLGAIRRALRRPLEAEVARGELTIPQSAVMQAVVQHDGISLKDLSREVSLAHSTVSGIVDRLEKRGMIERRTDAADGRVTRIHPTVIVRKFVREQIPALSRGPLQTALERAKAGEREGLVAAVARLRELLEEVGGQ; encoded by the coding sequence GTGGCGGGAAAACGCGCGAAGAACGGCTCGGAGATCTCGGCGCAAGCCGAGCGCATGGAGAAGGATCTCGGCGCCATCCGGCGTGCGTTGCGCAGGCCGTTGGAAGCCGAAGTGGCGCGTGGCGAGCTGACAATTCCGCAGAGCGCAGTGATGCAGGCCGTAGTGCAGCATGACGGCATCAGCCTGAAGGACCTGAGCCGCGAGGTGAGCCTGGCGCACTCCACTGTGAGCGGGATTGTGGACCGGCTGGAGAAGCGCGGCATGATCGAGCGGCGGACTGACGCGGCGGATGGGCGCGTAACGCGGATTCATCCCACGGTCATTGTGCGCAAATTCGTGCGCGAGCAGATTCCGGCGCTGAGCCGCGGGCCGTTGCAGACAGCATTGGAGCGCGCAAAGGCAGGCGAACGCGAAGGGCTGGTGGCGGCGGTGGCGCGGCTGAGGGAGTTGCTGGAAGAAGTCGGGGGACAGTGA
- a CDS encoding ester cyclase, with translation MPEIQNVAIMQRFVEEVINQGRLEAADELVHEDFVELDPLPGQQQGRQGLKDVVVMMRTAFPDIQWVIEETIASGDKVVSRFKWSGTHSGDFLGVPATGRKVAVPGVVIDRLSDGKMADSRILMDTLGLMQQLGVIPGPPPA, from the coding sequence TTGCCGGAAATCCAGAACGTCGCCATTATGCAGAGATTCGTAGAGGAAGTCATCAATCAGGGCCGGCTGGAAGCAGCCGACGAGCTTGTTCACGAAGACTTCGTCGAACTCGATCCGCTGCCCGGCCAGCAACAAGGCCGGCAAGGCTTGAAAGATGTCGTCGTGATGATGCGGACCGCTTTCCCGGATATTCAGTGGGTGATCGAAGAGACAATAGCTTCCGGCGACAAGGTGGTTTCGCGATTCAAGTGGTCGGGAACGCACAGCGGTGATTTTCTTGGGGTTCCTGCGACGGGGCGGAAGGTCGCGGTTCCCGGCGTAGTGATCGATCGTCTGAGCGACGGGAAAATGGCAGACAGCCGGATCCTGATGGACACGCTCGGATTGATGCAGCAGCTCGGAGTGATTCCCGGGCCTCCGCCTGCCTGA
- a CDS encoding formate/nitrite transporter family protein — translation MRYPFRRRKAEKAGPQPVDSHQKNLARPSAEDIYKQVASNARQELKRSNVSLAISGFGGGAFMGFSALGSAIGLALLGASPSAHLLASMLYPLGFIVVIIGRAQLFTENTLYPVALVLAEKREFWNTVRLWSIVLPANIAGALAFSALAARTPALEPRFVDALVKLGVQGLSHPPSALFWSGVIGGWMIALAAWLVSGSHSITGSVVLIWMLTFVVGAGNFAHCIASSCEILVAVLTGHASWGAYAQWLGPAVAGNICGGVGLVTVLEYGQAIYGKETEEIMKVAEKQEKQLAAEEEQKKAS, via the coding sequence ATGCGCTACCCGTTTCGCCGCAGGAAAGCTGAGAAGGCAGGGCCGCAGCCCGTGGACTCGCACCAGAAGAACCTGGCGCGTCCGTCGGCCGAGGACATCTACAAGCAGGTAGCCAGCAACGCGCGGCAGGAGTTGAAGCGCTCGAACGTGTCGCTGGCCATCTCAGGGTTTGGCGGCGGCGCGTTCATGGGCTTCTCCGCGCTGGGGTCGGCGATTGGGCTCGCTCTGCTGGGCGCGTCGCCGTCAGCGCACCTGCTGGCGAGCATGCTCTATCCGCTTGGCTTCATCGTAGTGATCATTGGGCGGGCGCAACTATTTACGGAGAACACGCTTTACCCGGTTGCGCTCGTGCTGGCAGAGAAGCGCGAATTCTGGAATACCGTGCGGCTCTGGTCAATTGTGCTGCCGGCAAACATCGCTGGCGCACTGGCCTTCTCGGCGTTGGCGGCGCGCACACCCGCGCTGGAGCCGCGATTTGTGGACGCACTGGTGAAACTGGGGGTGCAAGGGCTGTCGCATCCGCCAAGCGCACTTTTTTGGTCGGGCGTGATTGGCGGATGGATGATCGCGTTGGCTGCTTGGCTCGTTTCGGGATCGCACTCGATTACCGGATCAGTTGTGCTGATCTGGATGCTCACGTTTGTAGTGGGCGCCGGAAATTTTGCACACTGCATAGCTAGCTCATGCGAGATCCTGGTAGCCGTTCTCACGGGCCACGCGTCGTGGGGAGCCTATGCGCAGTGGCTGGGGCCGGCGGTGGCGGGCAACATCTGCGGTGGCGTTGGCCTCGTGACGGTACTGGAGTACGGACAGGCGATCTATGGCAAAGAGACCGAGGAAATCATGAAGGTCGCAGAAAAGCAGGAGAAGCAGCTCGCGGCGGAAGAAGAACAGAAGAAAGCGTCGTAG